A section of the Pimelobacter simplex genome encodes:
- a CDS encoding threonine/serine exporter family protein, whose product MDDLRTLHRTLDLCLKVGEVLLSSGAGAPDVVATMRAVARSLGIRHTQVDVTFTSLAMSVQQGADEAPVVQIRQVTQREIDYEDLTRVDHLVRDVVAGHVDLEEARNRLAQIVSSGHARPRWAATLGWGLMCAGVGLQLGGNLVVVLVAMLAAICIDRLQLLMTRRRLPLFYQQVAGGVVATVLAALGTRLAEPWLHLNASLVVTANIIMLLAGIGFMGAIQDALSGFFVTGGARILEAVLATAGIIAGVSGGLSLCAAVGLEVPRLTLPRFDLVGVSAVGVGGAIAAAAFAFASYAPLRTLLPVGLLGGTALAATEIMGEAGFGRTWAVGLSAFVIGLFGYTVGRQFRVPPLVVVVSAVVPMLPGLSIYRGLFLLGEEGGQQAAQGLLAMVTAASIAIALASGVILGEYVAQPVMREARRVEARLAGPRLVGVTRVRRNRRRRDPESR is encoded by the coding sequence ATGGACGACCTGCGGACTCTCCACCGCACGCTCGACCTCTGCCTCAAGGTCGGCGAGGTCCTGCTCTCCTCCGGCGCCGGCGCACCGGACGTCGTCGCCACCATGCGCGCCGTCGCCCGGTCGCTCGGCATCCGGCACACCCAGGTGGACGTGACGTTCACGTCGCTGGCGATGAGCGTCCAGCAGGGGGCCGATGAGGCGCCGGTGGTGCAGATCCGGCAGGTGACGCAGCGGGAGATCGACTACGAGGACCTGACCCGGGTCGATCACCTGGTTCGGGACGTCGTCGCGGGGCACGTCGATCTCGAGGAGGCGCGCAACCGGCTGGCGCAGATCGTGTCGTCGGGGCACGCGCGGCCGCGGTGGGCGGCGACGCTCGGGTGGGGGCTGATGTGTGCGGGCGTCGGGCTGCAGCTCGGCGGCAACCTGGTGGTGGTGCTGGTGGCGATGCTGGCGGCGATCTGCATCGACCGGCTCCAGTTGCTGATGACGCGGCGGCGGCTGCCGCTCTTCTACCAGCAGGTGGCGGGTGGGGTGGTCGCGACGGTGCTGGCGGCGCTCGGTACGCGGTTGGCCGAGCCGTGGCTGCACCTCAACGCGTCGTTGGTCGTGACGGCCAACATCATCATGCTGCTGGCGGGCATCGGGTTCATGGGGGCGATCCAGGATGCGCTGTCGGGCTTCTTCGTGACCGGTGGGGCCCGCATCCTCGAGGCGGTGCTGGCCACGGCGGGCATCATCGCGGGGGTCAGTGGCGGGTTGTCGTTGTGCGCGGCGGTGGGGTTGGAGGTGCCGCGGCTGACGTTGCCGCGCTTCGACCTCGTGGGGGTGAGTGCGGTCGGGGTCGGTGGGGCGATCGCGGCGGCGGCGTTCGCGTTCGCGTCGTACGCGCCGCTGCGGACCCTGCTGCCCGTCGGCCTCCTCGGAGGTACGGCGCTCGCCGCGACCGAGATCATGGGCGAGGCCGGTTTCGGCCGCACCTGGGCGGTCGGGCTGTCGGCGTTCGTGATCGGCCTGTTCGGCTACACGGTCGGCCGCCAGTTCCGGGTGCCGCCGCTGGTGGTCGTGGTGTCGGCGGTCGTGCCGATGCTGCCCGGCCTGTCGATCTACCGCGGCCTCTTCCTGCTCGGCGAGGAGGGCGGCCAGCAAGCCGCCCAGGGCCTCCTCGCGATGGTCACCGCCGCCTCGATCGCCATCGCGCTCGCGTCCGGCGTCATCCTCGGCGAGTACGTCGCCCAGCCGGTCATGCGCGAGGCCCGACGGGTCGAGGCGCGGCTCGCCGGACCGCGCCTGGTCGGCGTCACCCGGGTACGACGGAACCGTCGGCGCCGGGACCCCGAGTCCCGGTGA
- the exaC gene encoding acetaldehyde dehydrogenase ExaC: MTVYAAPGQPDSLVTVAPRYGHFIGGQWVDPIQGDYFENISPVNGKPFTEIARGTAEDVEAALDAAHAAAPAWGRTSTTERSNILLKIADVMEANLTAIAVAETWENGKPVRETLAADIPLAIDHFRYFAGALRAQEGSIGEIDENTIAYHFHEPLGVVGQIIPWNFPILMAVWKLAPALAAGNAVVLKPAEQTPWSILKLVELVGDLLPAGVLNIVNGFGVEAGKPLASSPRVAKVAFTGETTTGRLIMQYASQNIIPVTLELGGKSPNIFFESVASDRDAFYDKSLEGFAMFALNQGEVCTCPSRALVQRSIYSDFVHDAVKRVEAIKQGNPLDDTTMIGAQASNDQLEKILSYIEIGKEEGAKILTGGERAILDGDLAGGYYVTPTVFEGDNSMRIFQEEIFGPVVSLTGFDDEADALKIANDTLYGLGAGVWSRDGAQAFRAGKAIQAGRVWTNNYHAYPAHAAFGGYKQSGIGRENHKMMLDHYQQTKNLLVSYSPDALGFF; encoded by the coding sequence ATGACCGTCTACGCAGCACCCGGCCAGCCCGACTCGCTGGTCACCGTCGCGCCCCGCTACGGCCACTTCATCGGCGGCCAGTGGGTCGACCCGATCCAGGGCGACTACTTCGAGAACATCTCGCCGGTCAACGGCAAGCCGTTCACCGAGATCGCCCGCGGCACGGCCGAGGACGTCGAGGCGGCGCTCGACGCGGCGCACGCGGCGGCGCCGGCGTGGGGACGGACCTCGACGACCGAGCGGTCCAACATCCTGCTCAAGATCGCCGACGTGATGGAGGCGAACCTGACCGCCATCGCCGTCGCGGAGACCTGGGAGAACGGCAAGCCGGTACGCGAGACGCTCGCCGCCGACATCCCGCTCGCGATCGACCACTTCCGCTACTTCGCGGGCGCGCTGCGGGCCCAGGAAGGCTCCATCGGTGAGATCGACGAGAACACGATCGCCTACCACTTCCACGAGCCGCTGGGCGTGGTCGGCCAGATCATCCCGTGGAACTTCCCGATCCTGATGGCGGTCTGGAAGCTCGCGCCCGCCCTGGCCGCCGGCAACGCCGTCGTCCTCAAGCCGGCCGAGCAGACGCCCTGGTCGATCCTCAAGCTGGTCGAGCTCGTCGGGGACCTGCTGCCGGCCGGTGTGCTCAACATCGTCAACGGCTTCGGCGTCGAGGCGGGCAAGCCACTGGCGTCGTCGCCGCGCGTGGCCAAGGTGGCGTTCACCGGCGAGACCACGACCGGGCGCCTGATCATGCAGTACGCCAGCCAGAACATCATCCCGGTGACGCTGGAGCTCGGCGGCAAGAGCCCGAACATCTTCTTCGAGTCCGTCGCCAGCGACCGCGACGCCTTCTACGACAAGTCGCTCGAGGGCTTCGCGATGTTCGCGCTCAACCAGGGCGAGGTCTGCACCTGCCCGAGCCGCGCGCTGGTGCAGCGCAGCATCTACTCCGACTTCGTGCACGACGCGGTCAAGCGGGTCGAGGCGATCAAGCAGGGCAACCCGCTCGACGACACCACGATGATCGGCGCGCAGGCGTCCAACGACCAGCTCGAGAAGATCCTGTCGTACATCGAGATCGGCAAGGAGGAGGGCGCGAAGATCCTCACCGGCGGCGAGCGCGCGATCCTCGACGGCGACCTCGCCGGCGGGTACTACGTGACGCCGACCGTCTTCGAGGGCGACAACTCGATGCGGATCTTCCAGGAGGAGATCTTCGGCCCGGTCGTCTCGCTCACCGGCTTCGACGACGAGGCGGACGCCCTCAAGATCGCCAACGACACGCTCTACGGGCTCGGTGCCGGCGTCTGGTCGCGCGACGGGGCGCAGGCGTTCCGCGCCGGCAAGGCGATCCAGGCGGGCCGGGTGTGGACGAACAACTACCACGCCTACCCGGCGCACGCGGCGTTCGGCGGCTACAAGCAGTCGGGCATCGGCCGCGAGAACCACAAGATGATGCTCGACCACTACCAGCAGACCAAGAACCTGCTGGTCTCGTACAGCCCGGACGCGCTCGGCTTCTTCTGA
- a CDS encoding glycoside hydrolase family 18 protein produces MPRRLALPSPRVPMVATGVLALVASLLLVLGTPMTASAQRPPAPDLTGPAGPVVPGAVVILRGRTRTTSARPLVELEREQAGRWVRDQQVRANRVGRFVLRVRVPEQTRFRVRVGERTSRPVLVRVRPGVRTTTASAPVATTAHTRVPLTATSRPARPGATVVFQRREADGHWHTLGTAVENRTGRASFLVTPEATTTYRVQATGASAATTTVALLARSAKPWVTGYYAGWFWDQEYAPHEVDMSDLSHFVFGRVAPGGGSLDGVPGAVVPGAGSAHDPAASPYPGTTVEDYLVDRAHAAGAKALLMLGGDGFDGRGFVASTTDAVRPVFVRNLVDYLVAHDYDGVDVDWENCLGGEAWECGVRISRDEAVRRLSALVVEVRAEMATRPRYAAQPGLITFPGYPVNTNHLQPGGKVDAWQAEMTWLVDQYNLMSYGIGTTWNRDGWSSWFSGALDDESPATPVSIDSSIDAYVATGAPRDKIGLGIGLYGIYFGPNVTGPRQSTETNEIYETNDVALSYTRLVEMGYLDHGTRRFDADASSTYRTYGGGGYVPPTEPGLPPRNPAGFLSYEDEESIAAKADYVAAGGAGGTIVWTLNYGALPDGSNPLLDAIGRTFLRR; encoded by the coding sequence GTGCCACGCCGTCTCGCTCTCCCTAGCCCCCGCGTCCCCATGGTCGCGACCGGGGTGCTCGCGCTGGTCGCGAGCCTCCTGCTCGTCCTGGGGACGCCGATGACGGCGTCGGCACAGCGCCCGCCGGCGCCGGACCTCACCGGCCCGGCGGGCCCCGTCGTACCGGGGGCGGTCGTCATCCTCCGCGGCCGCACCCGTACGACGTCCGCCCGCCCCCTCGTCGAGCTCGAGCGGGAGCAGGCGGGGCGATGGGTGCGCGACCAGCAGGTGAGGGCGAACCGCGTGGGGCGGTTCGTGCTGCGGGTGCGCGTGCCGGAGCAGACCCGGTTCCGGGTCCGCGTCGGCGAGCGCACCTCGCGTCCGGTCCTCGTGCGGGTGCGCCCCGGCGTCCGTACGACGACCGCGTCCGCGCCCGTCGCCACCACGGCGCACACCCGGGTCCCGCTCACCGCGACCAGCCGACCCGCGCGGCCGGGGGCCACGGTGGTCTTCCAGCGGCGCGAGGCCGACGGTCACTGGCACACGCTGGGCACGGCGGTCGAGAACCGCACCGGCCGGGCGAGCTTCCTGGTCACGCCCGAGGCGACGACGACCTACCGGGTCCAGGCCACGGGCGCGTCCGCGGCGACGACCACGGTCGCGCTCCTTGCGCGGTCCGCGAAGCCGTGGGTGACCGGCTACTACGCGGGCTGGTTCTGGGACCAGGAGTACGCGCCCCACGAGGTCGACATGAGCGACCTGTCGCACTTCGTGTTCGGCCGGGTCGCGCCCGGCGGCGGCTCGCTCGACGGTGTCCCGGGAGCCGTCGTGCCTGGCGCCGGCTCCGCGCACGACCCGGCCGCGTCGCCGTACCCGGGGACGACGGTCGAGGACTACCTCGTCGACCGGGCGCACGCGGCGGGCGCCAAGGCGCTGCTGATGCTCGGCGGCGACGGCTTCGACGGCCGTGGGTTCGTGGCTTCGACGACCGATGCGGTGCGCCCGGTGTTCGTGCGCAACCTCGTCGACTACCTCGTGGCGCACGACTACGACGGCGTCGACGTCGACTGGGAGAACTGCCTCGGCGGCGAGGCCTGGGAGTGCGGCGTCCGGATCTCGCGCGATGAAGCGGTCCGACGGCTCAGCGCCCTCGTCGTCGAGGTCCGGGCCGAGATGGCCACCCGCCCGCGGTACGCCGCGCAGCCCGGCCTGATCACCTTCCCCGGCTACCCGGTCAACACCAACCACCTGCAGCCCGGCGGCAAGGTCGACGCCTGGCAGGCGGAGATGACGTGGCTGGTCGACCAGTACAACCTCATGTCCTACGGCATCGGTACGACGTGGAACCGCGACGGCTGGAGCTCCTGGTTCTCCGGCGCGCTGGACGACGAGTCGCCGGCCACGCCGGTCAGCATCGACAGCAGCATCGACGCGTACGTCGCGACCGGCGCGCCGCGCGACAAGATCGGCCTGGGGATCGGCCTCTACGGCATCTACTTCGGCCCCAACGTGACCGGACCGCGCCAGTCCACCGAGACCAACGAGATCTACGAGACCAACGACGTCGCGCTGTCGTACACGCGGTTGGTCGAGATGGGCTACCTCGACCACGGCACCCGGCGCTTCGACGCCGACGCCTCGTCGACGTACCGCACCTACGGGGGCGGCGGCTACGTGCCGCCCACCGAGCCGGGTCTGCCGCCGCGCAACCCCGCGGGCTTCCTGTCCTACGAGGACGAGGAGTCCATCGCGGCCAAGGCGGACTACGTCGCCGCCGGGGGAGCGGGCGGGACGATCGTCTGGACGCTCAACTACGGCGCACTGCCCGACGGCAGCAACCCGCTCCTCGACGCGATCGGGCGTACCTTCCTGCGCCGCTGA
- a CDS encoding TIGR03086 family metal-binding protein gives MDLIDFVPATATLRDLVASVTDDQLGAPTPCPDYTVGDLVEHVGGLAIAFAGAARKQPVPGSEEGGSGDASRLEPGWRTRIDTDLADLAAAWSVPAAYEGETQAGPFLMPAPEAAAVALDEVVVHGWDLATALGRPFVVREEDVAVCLAFAEPFSTPEAVAMRAPAFGPVVPVPDGAPALTRLLGLLGRSAGASG, from the coding sequence ATGGACCTCATCGACTTCGTCCCGGCCACGGCGACCCTGCGCGACCTGGTCGCCTCGGTCACCGACGACCAGCTCGGCGCCCCCACGCCCTGCCCCGACTACACCGTCGGCGACCTCGTCGAGCACGTCGGCGGGCTGGCGATCGCCTTCGCCGGCGCGGCCCGCAAGCAGCCCGTGCCGGGCTCCGAGGAGGGCGGCAGCGGCGACGCCTCCCGGCTCGAGCCGGGCTGGCGCACGCGGATCGACACGGACCTGGCCGACCTCGCCGCGGCCTGGTCGGTGCCGGCGGCCTATGAGGGGGAGACCCAGGCGGGGCCGTTCCTCATGCCGGCGCCCGAGGCCGCCGCGGTCGCGCTGGACGAGGTGGTCGTCCACGGGTGGGACCTGGCGACGGCGCTCGGCCGGCCGTTCGTCGTACGGGAGGAGGACGTGGCGGTGTGCCTGGCGTTCGCCGAGCCGTTCTCGACCCCCGAGGCGGTGGCGATGCGCGCACCGGCGTTCGGGCCCGTCGTACCGGTGCCGGACGGGGCGCCGGCCCTCACCCGTCTGCTCGGACTTCTCGGTCGGTCAGCAGGCGCGAGCGGATGA
- a CDS encoding GAF domain-containing protein produces MSPDAARPHMRAEVAASWERSAAAGVEVGQGDAPITLETPDLRGRREAHPLARVFPLLDDVLGREVRDCGAVMALADAEGTLLWVCGTPETLRQAERIGFVEGSNWDERLVGTNAPGLALATGREALVTREEHFRSAVRSWSCAATPIHDPLTSRLLGVLDVTGGDALVVPQTMAMVRAAARLAEAELARQAPPPPAPTDARTTGVRLLLELLGHDEALVTVDDGRARLSRIRLSRRHSEIVALLAATPGGLTGDELAVLLYEEDGGTSTLRAELNRLRGLLGDELLASRPYRLTAPVTGDWLAVEAQLAAGDLRAAMQGYGGPVLPRSTAPGIVALRERLAASVRQALLRSGTPELMSAWTRSGWGRDDYEMWLAQRSAVPATSPMRALVEGQLARLDAELG; encoded by the coding sequence ATGAGTCCGGACGCCGCGCGGCCGCACATGCGGGCCGAGGTGGCGGCGTCGTGGGAGCGCTCGGCGGCGGCCGGGGTGGAGGTCGGGCAGGGGGATGCGCCGATCACGCTGGAGACGCCGGACCTGCGGGGGCGGCGCGAGGCGCATCCGCTGGCGCGCGTGTTCCCGTTGCTGGACGACGTCCTGGGGCGCGAGGTGCGCGACTGCGGGGCGGTGATGGCGCTGGCGGACGCCGAGGGGACCCTCCTGTGGGTCTGCGGGACGCCGGAGACCCTGCGGCAGGCGGAGCGGATCGGGTTCGTCGAGGGCAGCAACTGGGACGAGCGGCTGGTCGGGACCAATGCGCCGGGGTTGGCGCTGGCGACCGGGCGTGAGGCGCTGGTGACGCGCGAGGAGCACTTCCGGTCGGCGGTGCGGTCGTGGAGCTGTGCGGCGACGCCGATCCACGATCCGCTGACCAGCCGGTTGCTGGGGGTGCTGGACGTGACGGGCGGGGATGCGCTCGTCGTACCGCAGACGATGGCGATGGTGCGGGCCGCGGCGCGGCTGGCCGAGGCCGAGCTGGCCCGGCAGGCACCGCCGCCGCCCGCCCCCACCGACGCCCGTACGACGGGCGTGCGCCTCCTCCTCGAGCTGCTCGGCCACGACGAGGCCCTCGTCACCGTGGACGACGGCCGCGCGCGCCTCTCCCGGATCCGGCTCAGCCGCCGGCACAGCGAGATCGTCGCCCTGCTCGCGGCCACGCCCGGCGGCCTGACCGGCGACGAGCTCGCCGTCCTGCTCTACGAGGAGGACGGCGGCACCTCCACCCTGCGCGCCGAGCTCAACCGGCTGCGCGGGCTGCTCGGCGACGAGCTGCTCGCCTCGCGTCCGTACCGGCTCACCGCTCCGGTCACCGGCGACTGGCTGGCGGTCGAGGCGCAGCTCGCGGCGGGCGACCTCCGCGCCGCCATGCAGGGGTACGGCGGCCCGGTGCTGCCCCGCTCGACCGCACCCGGCATCGTCGCCCTGCGCGAACGCCTCGCCGCCTCGGTGCGCCAGGCGCTGCTGCGCTCGGGCACGCCCGAGCTGATGTCGGCCTGGACCCGCTCGGGGTGGGGCCGCGACGACTACGAGATGTGGCTGGCCCAGCGGTCCGCCGTACCGGCGACGTCGCCGATGCGCGCGCTGGTCGAGGGTCAGCTGGCCCGGCTCGACGCCGAGCTCGGCTGA
- a CDS encoding DUF779 domain-containing protein, translating to MERVAVTGEAAELLRRLTEAHGPVMFHQSGGCCDGSAPMCYPDGEFLLGDADVHLGDLDVGLDRPVPVWMSRAQHEYWSHTHLTIDVVPGRGAGFSLEAPYGVRFLIRSRLLTDREVRADG from the coding sequence ATGGAGCGCGTCGCGGTCACCGGTGAGGCGGCGGAGCTCCTCCGCCGCCTCACCGAGGCGCACGGTCCGGTCATGTTCCACCAGTCCGGCGGGTGCTGCGACGGGTCGGCGCCGATGTGCTACCCCGACGGCGAGTTCCTGCTGGGCGACGCCGATGTCCACCTCGGCGACCTCGACGTCGGCCTGGACCGGCCGGTGCCGGTGTGGATGTCGCGCGCCCAGCACGAGTACTGGTCGCACACCCACCTCACCATCGACGTCGTGCCCGGCCGGGGCGCGGGCTTCTCGCTGGAGGCGCCCTACGGCGTCCGGTTCCTCATCCGCTCGCGCCTGCTGACCGACCGAGAAGTCCGAGCAGACGGGTGA